One segment of Plasmodium sp. gorilla clade G2 genome assembly, contig: PADLG01_00_33, whole genome shotgun sequence DNA contains the following:
- a CDS encoding DnaJ protein,putative produces the protein MKKKYFIKLLISMYNITFICGMPYMFTMVACVNKLYSFFAYEFDERHQRNLYEIECLIKNKESHSLEKSGSSKIDNYYESIENVPYIDEDIEDNYVEELNELIEINEEDISSEMNKSDTLNDLTKSDGFNNISELYKREEGESKYVSNISEREMAFQDNCRKSSHNKKKGYSLEEELEKLYRIALNNSNLNNKKEKNKNNNNLNDTNINNNTNICVDYTYYDILNISENSKLEEIKKKYYDLASKYHPEKNIGNDKCVKKFELINKAYQILSNEEMRRKYNRDGPSKMNNKNLIDPFVLFMLSYMSINMSEYVGKLKIEYLIEESFETNSNFYDLLLSNKIMNNYLDVEQKIREVELALLLRERLEKYLECDANCIVPIENNIRTILEYSFSFSIMNYIGWLYEYFSRIYMGYNIELSLMNENKGIMENVFRNIVKKEINKNSLNKNIVNITKVSDDSRIIDQKDYNNEDFNNCTVLFNHIRSNNENNKNLDDMTRNILILIMLDIKLIIKKAVERVLCDKGVSVSTRKKRAKGLMSLGKEIQNCTKEIEDKGHKIINKNTNILDSIIKDIKKYMEIDKMNFLKEKGRREIDKIFCFVGNNIYRNKMKRNINEKLKLINFLKYMINSKEE, from the exons atgaaaaaaaagtatttcataaaattattaatttctatgtataatattacattcaTATGTGGAATGCCATATATGTTTACGATg gtTGCGTGTgtgaataaattatattccttttttgcATATGAATTCGATGAAAGACATCAAAGaaatttatatgaaatagaatgtttaattaaaaataaagaatcaCATTCCTTAGAAAAAAGTGGCTCCTCAAAAatagataattattatgagtCTATTGAGAATGTACCTTATATTGATGAAGATATAGAAGATAATTACGTAGAGGAATTAAACGAATTAATtgaaataaatgaagaagatataTCTAGTGAAATGAATAAAAGTGATACATTAAATGATTTGACAAAATCTGATggatttaataatataagtgaACTATATAAGAGGGAAGAAGGTGAAAGTAAATATGTTTCAAATATATCAGAAAGGGAAATGGCATTTCAAGATAATTGTAGAAAATCTTCccataataaaaagaaaggaTATTCTTTAGAAGAAGaattagaaaaattatatagaattgcattaaataatagtaatttaaataataaaaaagaaaaaaataaaaataataataatttaaatgatacaaatataaataataatacaaacatATGTGTTGATTACacatattatgatatattaaatataagtgAAAATTCTAAATtagaagaaattaaaaaaaaatattatgatttagCTTCAAAATATCAtccagaaaaaaatattggaaATGATAAATGTGTTAAAAAATTTGAACTAATAAATAAAGCATACCAAATATTAAGTAATGAAGAAAtgagaagaaaatataatagagATGGACCTtctaaaatgaataataaaaatttaatagatccgtttgtattatttatgttatcCTATATGTCAATAAATATGAGTGAATATGTtggtaaattaaaaatagaaTACCTTATTGAAGAGTCATTTGAAACGAATTCAAACTTTTATGatctattattatcaaataaaattatgaataaCTATTTAGATGtagaacaaaaaataagAGAAGTTGAATTAGCTTTATTATTAAGAGAAAgattagaaaaatatttagaaTGTGATGCAAATTGTATTGTAccaatagaaaataatattagaaCAATTCTTgaatattctttttcattttctataatgaattatataggatggttatatgaatatttctCTAGAATATATATGGGTTATAATATAGAATTATCTTTaatgaatgaaaataaaggaaTAATGGAAAATGTGTTTAGAAATATAgttaaaaaggaaataaataaaaattcattaaataaaaacattgtGAATATAACAAAAGTTTCAGATGATTCTAGGATTATAGATCAAAAGGactataataatgaagatttTAATAATTGCACTGTTTTATTTAATCATATTAGATCAAATaatgagaataataaaaatttagacGATATGACAAGAAACATACTTATATTAATCATGTTagatattaaattaataataaaaaaagctGTTGAAAGGGTTTTATGCGATAAAGGAGTAAGTGTATCAACTAGGAAAAAACGAGCAAAAGGTTTGATGAGTTTGGGTAAGGAAATACAAAATTGTACGAAAGAAATAGAAGACAAAGgtcataaaattataaataagaatacaaatattttagATAGTATAATtaaggatataaaaaaatatatggaaatagataaaatgaattttttaaaagaaaaagggcGAAGAGAAATAGATAAGATATTTTGTTTTGtaggaaataatatataccgtaataaaatgaaacgtaatataaatgaaaaattgaagctaataaattttttgaaatatatgatTAATTCAAAggaagaataa
- a CDS encoding DnaJ protein, putative — protein MKCCKKFKYFLPKYILNNDDEIQNKYTLHKIYNLNNKFGYFLKLILCLPFILITVLWVFLTISVFNVCIYDLILPCIAPFDSIYSRSLCENVKSKNSNDNIKVPVLTNKVFSLPNEKKLTVSEDICDNNVNYIFKFNEKLINDLKKYKLSDDYEPITYVKNYAVCNNNNNKKDDILDRKIYSIGKNEEDIIKTMENLWLEFMENEKEKYYLLKDRLYKYNDKLKMQSKCPDEYFSKQKWNNCSDLIYKGSKDLEEKLNKMFYEWFRQKNLNLEEYRRLTRLCRIGWKALSNYVEKACKEIIHSDLDIINMKKGFNLNNGLNNNEYKNSCKNSHFNTSSCIHNQKLVNSFVNFENSVSFNYEESLINAPYIDEDTSDSSYETAEENINYNNNMSQPQIIVKPQNMEKSNNIEESENVQYLKNNGKIKDNENLQDNGKEKLKKKNHTEKEVQTEKEKRSNKEDNSKKGKRTKKEKHSDKEKHSDKEKHSDKEKHSDKEKHSDKEKHSEKEKHSEKEKHSDKEDHTKKEKHTEKEEEQNKFKKKDDLLEIMDLIRLESSDEPEKSNNSGKKKKKKKRFLKKFENVENSSRNKNFKKIFSKNKYTLEDEVKSICKDGFNKKKVLIKINMFSNTDDNFLISDDDTKTCVDRTYYDLLNVEPDASSDEIKYSYRKLALQYHPDKNINDPEANDKFQKINEAYQVLSDQNRRKMYDEGGMKATENMFFIDAATFFTMIYSSEKLNKYIGILKITTFVQILYENKISTDKLEDFQDVIKNILLKDQTKREVELAVLLKERLQPYVDGDENWIDNMRKEIKELLDSSFSESILHSVGWVYKNISSRYIKKMKSILGLKAVGENMQAYLRCVENIYKGKQTINKIIQSFDLLSVLEGEELSMKLGDIICDALRLMLWDIESTVKDVAKRVLRDEGVHKTTRLKRAEAMLILGNLMLEISGIVGIDFISYKVDGMKVLESALMNSIRFSENNEDDEG, from the exons atgaaATGTTGTAAGAAATTTAAATACTTTTTAcccaaatatattttaaataatgatgatgaaattcaaaacaaatataccttacataaaatatataatttgaataataagtttggatattttttaaaattgatCTTATGTCTACCCTTTATTTTGATAACAGTATTATGGGTATTTTTAACCATATCTGTATTT aaTGTTTGCATATATGACTTAATATTACCTTGTATCGCACCGTTCGATAGTATATATTCAAGATCATTATGTGAAAATGTTAAATCAAAAAATTCGAACGATAATATTAAAGTACCTGTATTAACAAATAAAGTATTTTCATTAccaaatgaaaagaaattaaCTGTATCAGAAGatatatgtgataataatgtgaattatatttttaagtttAATGAAAAACTGAttaatgatttaaaaaaatataaattgtcTGATGATTATGAACCAATAACGTATGTAAAAAACTATGCtgtatgtaataataataataataaaaaagatgataTTTTAGATAGAAAAATTTATAGTATaggaaaaaatgaagaagatattATTAAGACTATGGAAAATTTATGGTTAGAATTTATGGAGaatgaaaaggaaaaatattatttgttaaaagatcgattatataaatataatgataagtTAAAAATGCAAAGCAAATGTCCAGatgaatatttttcaaaacaAAAATGGAATAATTGTAGTgatcttatatataaaggtTCTAAGGATCTTgaggaaaaattaaataaaatgttttatGAATGGTTTAgacaaaaaaatttaaatttagAGGAATATAGAAGATTAACCCGTTTATGTAGAATAGGTTGGAAAGCTTTATCTAATTATGTAGAAAAGGCTTGTAAAGAAATTATTCATTCTGATTtagatataattaatatgaaaaaaggaTTCAACTTGAATAATggtttaaataataatgaatataagaATAGTTGTAAAAATTCACATTTTAATACCTCATCTTGTATTCATAATCAGAAATTAGTTAATTCGTTTGTAAATTTTGAGAATTCTGTGAGCTTCAATTATGAAGAAAGTCTTATAAATGCACCTTATATTGACGAAGACACATCCGATTCATCCTATGAAACTgcagaagaaaatataaattataataataatatgagtcAACCCCAAATTATAGTAAAACCacaaaatatggaaaaatcGAATAATATAGAAGAGAGTGAAAATGttcaatatttaaaaaataatggaaaaataaaagataatgaaaatttaCAAGATAatggaaaagaaaaattaaaaaaaaaaaatcacacTGAAAAGGAAGTGCAAACAGAAAAAGAAAAGCGTTCCAATAAAGAAGATAATTCCAAAAAAGGAAAACGTaccaaaaaagaaaagcatAGCGACAAAGAAAAACATAGCGACAAAGAAAAACATAGCGACAAAGAAAAACATAGCGACAAAGAAAAACATAGCGACAAAGAAAAACATAgcgaaaaagaaaaacatagcgaaaaagaaaaacatagCGACAAAGAAGATCATaccaaaaaagaaaagcatACCGAAAAAGAAGaggaacaaaataaattcaaaaaGAAGGATGATTTATTAGAAATTATGGATTTAATAAGATTAGAATCTTCAGATGAACCAGAGAAATCTAACAATAGtggtaaaaaaaagaaaaagaaaaaaaggtttttgaaaaaatttgAAAATGTAGAAAATTCATCTAGAAATAAGAATTTTAAAAAGATCTtttctaaaaataaatatacctTAGAAGATGAAGTTAAATCTATTTGTAAAGAtggatttaataaaaaaaaggtattgataaaaataaatatgttttcCAATACTgatgataattttttgatTAGTGATGATGATACAAAAACATGCGTTGATAGGACatattatgatttattaaatgttGAACCAGATGCAAGTTCTGATGAAATTAAATATAGCTATCGTAAGTTAGCTTTACAGTATCATCCagataagaatataaatgatCCTGAAGCAAATGATAagtttcaaaaaataaatgaagcTTATCAAGTGTTAAGTGATCAAAACCGAAGAAAAATGTATGATGAGGGTGGAATGAAAGCTACagaaaatatgttttttatagATGCAGCTACTTTTTTTACGATGATATATAGTTCAGAAAaacttaataaatatattggtattttaaaaataacaacatttgttcaaatattatatgaaaacaAAATATCTACTGATAAATTAGAAGATTTCCaagatgtaataaaaaatatcttaTTAAAGGATCAAACTAAAAGAGAGGTTGAATTAGctgttttattaaaagagAGATTACAACCATATGTAGATGGGGATGAAAATTGGATTGATAATATgagaaaagaaattaaagaattacttgattcttcattttctgaATCTATTTTACATTCAGTAGGATgggtatataaaaatatatctagtagatatataaaaaaaatgaaaagtatTTTAGGTTTAAAAGCAGTGGGAGAAAATATGCAAGCCTATTTAAGGTGTGtagagaatatatataagggaAAGcaaacaataaataaaattattcagAGTTTTGACTTACTTTCCGTTTTAGAAGGTGAGGAGCTTAGTATGAAATTAGGAGATATAATATGTGATGCCTTAAGATTAATGTTATGGGATATAGAATCAACAGTTAAGGATGTAGCTAAGCGGGTTTTACGAGATGAAGGAGTACATAAGACAACTAGATTAAAAAGGGCAGAAGCTATGTTAATTTTAGGGAATTTAATGTTAGAGATATCTGGTATTGTTGGCATTGATTTTATAAGTTATAAAGTGGATGGCATGAAAGTATTAGAAAGTGCATTAATGAATTCAATACGATTTAGTGAAAATAACGAGGACGATGAAGGTtga